The sequence AATGCTTCTGGCCATCCTCAATCCCCGTCAATGACACCATAGTTGCAAACTCGACCCCTGTGTTAGATCCATTCGTTCGAAGTCGGATACATCGAATTCTACTATCATTACTCTTGCGCTTTTGACGGCCGACCTCAACCCTGTTGGAGAATACTCCTAGACGGAGGAGGCTATGCTGCCGCGTGGAGGCAGTGTCCTCCCCCTGCCGGTGCAACAAGGGTCCTTGACAAAGGGAACGAAGAAGACTAGAAAGAGCCACATCCGTGCCTTTGCCCCTCCTCGCTTCCTCATGTTGGCAAGAGAACCACGTCCATCGGGTGTCACTGATGAGCAACGGCGGCGATGTAAAAAATCCACCATTTCACTTGCTTTAGATTTTTTTGTTTGATTGAATGTGAGGTGATTGTGGAAAACTGTTGGTGAATATGCAGTGTTTATGATCTATCAATGGTTACAAAATAAATTTGTGAGCCAATCAAAGGAAATGGGATCAATATATAAAGGGAATTTCTACCAACCGTTATAACTTAGTAGTAGTCTCAGCCAGGCCAATGAACAATAGTACTGACAAAAGGCCACTAAGCAAAACAAGCAACACCAGCAGAAGTAGATTAGCAAAGCCACAAGATCAACTCAACTAAGCGAGAGCAACATGGTTGCCTAAGCCGACATAGATTAAGAAGCAACCATCACTGTAGGTGATCTATTGTCACCATGACAATAGATAAAGCCACTGTACACCCTTAGAAATAGATGCCACATGggaaaaagaagaccaggcgatTCATGATCCGGGTAAGAGCACGTGCTGGGAAGAGCACGAGCAAAAGAAGACCAGACGATTCATGACATATATCTAGTTTAGAAACCGCCCCCTAGATTTGCTGAGACTTCTAAATTAGTTATCGCATAAGAAATTTAGAAGCCCCAATGAATATAAGAGGCGGTTTATAAAAAAGGTTGGGGAGGAGGCGGCTTATTTTCTAAACTGCCAAAAGAATTGGCTCGTACTACTCACACAAAAGAATTGGCTTCATGATCCGGGTAAGAGCACGAGCAAAGGCCATGCATGTGCAGCACTTGCACACACAGAACCCATCACTCTGTGCAAGGCATCAAAAAGGGATAGCGTCTCGCACGCTAGAGTAACATTTGCAAAAGCATGCAGGTGCATTCAGAGGAAAGCCGGGCATAGGCACTGCATTGCGTTTGTTCTGAGGTGAACGACACTTGCCTGCCGGGACCCTGACCATCAAGATCAAGGGCCCTGCTCAGCTAGCGTCCTGGGGAGGTTTCACGTGCTGGCCTCATTCGGGAGAGGAGGCCTTGCACCACCTTAATGAACTCATGAACTTTAAATGGCCTCATTCTGGGATTTTTTTTTTCTTCGGGCTTTGAGAAGCCCGGCCCGGTGAATGATCAGGTTTACCAGCATCTGGTCTCCATGAGACCTCCTCGACAGCGCCTTAAGCGCCACTTGGAGCAAGCGGCGCCCACGCAGGcgccttcatgggccggcccataatAAGATCGCTCCCTCGCTTCGTTTCCTTTTAGCTTCTGTTCGTTCGCTCGATCAACTCAGCTCGtttttttttctttattgttttcttTGTTCAGGAAAAAAACGGCCTCCGGTTCTTGAATTCAAAAAGGTACAGAAATTTGTAAAAAGTTCATTGATTCAGAAAAGTGAAAATTTTATAAACAGTTCAACGAATAGGAAAATGTCATCGAGTTtcaaaatagttcatcaaatttgaaaaaactaGTTCATGAAGTTTGAAAAatttcatcggatttgaaaaaaagttcaccaaaattcaaaaaagttcattgaaattcaaaaaagttcatcaaaattcaaaaacattcatcgaacaaaagttcaccgaatttgaaaaaagttcatcaaagttgAATAAAGTTAATTGAATTctagaaaaagttcatcgagtttacAAATTAGAAAGTTcacgaaaaaagttcattgaattttaaaaatcgttcatcaaaattgaaaaatgttcatcgaataaaagttcaccgaatttgaaaaaagttcatcaaagttgAATAAAGTTAATTgaattttagaaaaagttcatcgagtttacTAATTAGAAAGTTcacgaaaaaagttcattgaattttaaaaatcgttcatcaaaattcaaaaatgttcattgaattaaagttcaccgaatttgaaaaaagttcatcaaagttgAATAAAGTTAATTgaattttagaaaaagttcatcgagtttagAAATTAGAAAGTTcacgaaaaaagttcattgaattttaaaaatcgttcatcaaaattcaaaaatgttcattgaataaaagttcactgaatttgaaaaaagttcatcacatttgaaaaaagttaattGAACTTTAAAAAAAGTTCAACGAGTTTACGAATTAGAAAGTTCacgaaaaaagttcatggaattttaaAAAACGTTCATCGAGGATTTTGAATAAAAAGTTCACTGTTTTTTTAAATCATGGATTTTGGGAAAAGGAATACAAAAAAGGAAACGgggaaataaaaataaaagaaaaagaaaagtagatacaataaaagaaaaaggaTCTCACGAATCAGAGCAAGGTAGTTGCGAAGTTGGCTAGCGCAGCTAAGCTAAACGGCAGAGCGCGCGAGTTCAAGTGTCACCGACCGCAGTTTTTTGCAGTTCTGAAATAGAATAATATGGATAAATGGGCTGGCCCATCGCGCAGGAGGGGGGTATGCACCCGTTTGCGAAAACACCTAAttcgggcgcttaaggcgccgaataggGTTTGGCGGTCTCCATGGGGCCAGGTTTCTTCTTTGGAATGCTTGCTTGTCATTTGGAGGCCGCGGGATCCAAAGGCTGAGCAAACGCATTATCTGTGCTTGTGGCTTGCATGTACTCCGTGATAGCCCTCTTCCCCTGGATGGTCTGATCAGTCAGTCTGGCATGTTCCCTCCTGCTAGCACCACTCTGAATTGATATTGGTGCAATGAAGAGCTGGCCGTTAGGCAATGAAGAGGCTTACAAGAAATTCTCACACCAATGAAGCTGGCCATTGGTCAATGAAGAGGTCTTACAATTGATATTGGTATGTGGAGTAGGGACTGTCATGCAGTAGACGCACTGGAGTTTTTAGTGCATGAGAGCTCCTCAATTGAATTtatgggtgtacatccaacttgcttgctcaaaaaGACATAGAGCATTTGAGGAAGATCcccattggaatatgcaagccaatgTCTATGGTGTAAAAatctcaaaaataaaataaagttgtGCAAAGAAGTGGTTAAAATGGGTAAATATCATAAGCTATGCATTGTAGACATGAAAGTGAGCTAGATGGTTATGACATGAGGGATTTTTGGCACTAGGATAGACTATAAAGTGATGCTAAAATACACTATCGGTGATGCAAACTTCTATTTCGCTAAAAGAGAGACATAGACACCCTCAAAACCCCTATGGGCCGATCCATATCTTTTCTGGAAGTTTCTCTGTTGATTTGGTCGATTCTGTACCAAACCCCGCCCTTGTCCTTGTTTTGAAacattttttgaaagaaaaaatataAGATAGATGCTCCCTTTTACGGGAACTATTTTCAAAAATATGGAAACATAGCAACACTATTCAAGAATTTCTAAATAATGTCTAATTGTTTTTAAAATGTGCAACTACTTTTTGTAATATTCATGAACTTAAAAAATGTCTGTAAACTTAAAAGTATTCTAAAATTAATCTTCCACAATTTTGGAAGGTTTTCAAAAATATAGAATAATGTTAACTAACTAATAATATTCAAAtttaaaaatattttcaaaaatttgaaaactGTTAAGaattccaagaaaatgttcaccaatttgaaaaatgttcattttttAAATGATGATGAACTTTAAAAAGAATAGAAAAACATAATACGAGAAGATAGaggtaaaaagaaaaggaaaagaagaatcTATAGAAAGAAAACGGGTGCCCGCGCAGTGGTCCAGACCAATAGCATGCAGGGTTATACTTGGTAGTTGTTTCAATGTGCGCAAAATAGGAATCTGTAGTCGAGAACTCAAATGACCTCCTGTTCAGCGGGAGcaactaagagcatggttaatagtatagacAACTGCTGGCTATAAgtcattgccatgtcatctatagcccatcttatagccagtATGTATAATAATTTATTAGGAGAGTGTATTACTTTTTTTATTATATGGCCCACCTTTcactctcacaaagtgcctaggagcacgtgctagagctgactcttcaccaagagcccgcttatcttctctctcctcttctctttccttcaACTAAATaagaatatactagtttatttcttatagccagctgactcagctctattgtacttgctctaactAATGGTTACCCCTTGGGAGCTCCCACAAGGTCACTTATTTTGCTTGAGAGCGTGCCAAGTGGTGCGCCCAGCCGTCGCCATGTGCCGCGTGCTGGGCGCTTCCTCCGCATTTTTTTGTACATGTTTTTGGCTTTTAGATGGTTTTTTAGGGGTGGTTTTTCTGTTTTCCCTAGGTTTtggaggatttttttttcaaaaatcagtgGTAAAAACAAAGCCTATGTTTTCACGAGTTGTGCTtcccaaaagaaaaaggaaaagcataGTTGTGTTTCCACGAGAAGCGCGGACTGTGTGATTCCCCGAAGATGGGAAAACAACAGCTGTGCTTTTGGGTTTCTGTTATTTCGGTTGTCGATTTTCTTCAGCTATATATTGCCTGTCCCGAGAGCTATGCTCGGCTCCATTATATGCGTTTCGTATGAGCCGGCCGCCGAGGATAGATTCTTTCCTACTTTTTATAACCTCCGATTTTTGGAATTTCTAGAAGCTTCTTAGAACAGATTTTCCCTTTTTCGAAATtcatgaaaataaaaaaatgttcatgagtttaaaAACAAATTGTGTATTCAAAAATATTCGTGAATTCCAAAAATATATAAAAACGTTCACTGATTCTGAAATTtgacaaaatgttcatgaattttaaaagtgCTCAGGAATTTccaaaatgttcacgaattcaaaaaattATCACGAATTTTAAGTTGTTcctgaattaaaaaaatgttttcaaattgaaaaaatgttcccaATTTTTAAAAATAAAGTGTTCGTCTAACAAGTGGCACACTCATATTCCAGTGAtaccaaaacaaaaaaaatctgcgGTCGAACAAAAATGTACATCTTAAACTGGAATGGCTTTTTTCGATGAAATATCTATGACTTCCTAGTTTGTTTTCGTTAGTAGAAATCTAATTGGTTAACCTTTCATCCTATAAGATAGTAGAACTATAAATTTCTAAAATGATAGATAAGAGTATAGCGAAGGAAACCATTGCGACTCCCATAAAAGGAGTATTTCTCCAACCCAGGGAAACTTTTTCGATCTTATGAATTAAAGTGTTATATTGTGAATTCAAAAAAaccatgcatttgaaaaaaaatcttaGATTAAAAATAAATCGAATTCAAAAAACAtattctcaaatttgaaaaatgtttgtggatttgaaaaatgttcaccaatTTAAATAACTATTGATGAATTTaacaaatattcatgaatttgaaaaactaTGTTCCTGCTGTTGAATGATGTTTGCGGATTCAACAAATTGTTGACGaattaaaaaatattcagaaaATATAATGTTGTTTGtcaattcaaataatattcatgaatataAAAATGTTCACTGATTTGTTTAAAAACACGACAGAGAAAGACAAAAACAATGGGAAAGAAGAAAACATAAAAATAGGAAACCAGGAAAATTGAACAAACCACACAAACCGGCGCTTACATGCACACGATGACAACGCAAAAAAAGATCGACACTACTGTTGGGCTGGCTCACTTTGGTTACTCCCATTGGCGAGCCCTATGTATATCGAGTTTAGAAATCGCACCCCTAGATTTGTTGAGACTTCTAAATTAGTTATCACATAAGAAATTTAGAAGCCCCAATGAATATAAGAGGCGGTTTATGAAAAAGGCTGGGGAGGAGGCGGCTTATTTTCTAAGCTGCCAAAAAATTTGGCTCATGCTACTCACAGTCACACATAGGGTTGGTATGGATACTTGGCTTTGCTTGGCCGATACTTTTTGACCCAGCATAACCTTTGTCCTCTTTCTTTGCTTTATTACAATGAAAAGCTGAAAAAAAATGTCTATGTCCAACGCTTGGTGTGCGGGCACGATTCGCTCTTCATTGCAATCGTATCTGAACTGACGTGGGAAGCAAATGTATAGGCGTAGCCGCAAGCAGACCCCCACAAAACTAAATTTGCACAACATTATTTAACCCGGGACCGGATGCCTCCAAAGAAAAAGGAATCCAATAACTCCCGAGCGTTCGGATTTTGAGCATTTCGTCCCGAACATTTTTATATGGCAACTTTAGTTAACaggggatggcaactttagttgataGAAGATGGCAACTTcgtcctttttctttttttgtcagaaaattgccatgtttcCCTAATCTCACGTAAACTAAACTTACCATCTAAACCCGTTCGGGTTGCCATGCTTAACTCCCGAACGTTTGGGAGTTATCATTACCGAAGAAAATAGTACAAGCGTTGCTTTTCCTGTTGTTTATGCGAGTTACACCATGCATGCAAGAAAACTCGTATACAAAATTGGTAATGAAATCAAAGATGGATGGGTTTATTGCATGCATCCGTTTTGACCAAGGATGCATATTAATTAGCACCACGGTGATCGGATCCCCCTGCTAGTAGTAGTTGCGGATGATCCCATGCCGAAGGCGAATCGCCGCTGCCTGTTGTCCACGGGCTTGAGTATCTGGAAGGAGCAGGTGAGGTCGTCGTCGACGCACATGAGGGCGCCGGCGTTGTCGAACTCGCCGCAGTAGTTGGGCGCGGAGAAGACGGTGACCATCCGCCGCCCGGCGAAGAACTCGTAGCCGTCCTCCACCACCTGGTGCGCCCGGCACACGAGGTCCAGGTCGTGCCTCTCCATGAACGCCGCCACCACGTCCGCCCCGAACGTGTACGACACGCCCCTCTCGTTGGGCCCCCACCCGGCGGCGCCGCCGGGGTCGGACCAGAGGAGGTCGCAGAGGAGGCCGGTGTCGGGGACGTCGACGGGCCTGGAGAGGCCGGCGATGTCGCGGACGTGGCGGAGGTCCGGGGAGAGGCCGCCGTGCATGCAGAGGATGCGCGActcgacgagggcggcgacgggcaTGCAGTTGAAGCAGTCGGAGAAGTGGCGCCAGAGACGGACGGAGTAGCGGCGCTTGCACTCGTCGTAGAAGCCGTAGACGCGGTTGACGGAGGCGCACTCGTGGTTGccgcggaggaggaagaagtgCTCCGGGTACCGGAGCTTGTAGGCGAGCAGCAGGCAGATGGTCTCGATGCTCTGCTTGCCGCGGTCCACGTAGTCGCCCAGGAACAGGTACTTGTGCTGCGGCGGGAAGCCGCCCAGCTCAAACAGCCGCAGCAGGTCCGTGTACTGACCGTGGATGTCACCTGCCGCGTGACACCATGAGTTGGATATATATAATTCACAACCACAGTAGAAAAGAAAACCAAATGATAACGCCTACACAAATGGCACGAAGCAATTTCGCCTACACGTTTTTTTATGATAACTTTAGTTACAagaggatgacaactttagttgtgaagcatggcaactttctgtttggatgacaagtttcagtttttttgagattttttttttCGGACGATAACTTTAATGTAAATAACGTGTGGGCAGTGTTACTACATGTCACACGTGTGGCAGTTGTCAACGTCCAAAAGAAATAATTAAAACATAACAGAACACCGATTTTGCTAAATCTTAGTTGAATGATATTCTATTTTCTTATCTCCGTTTGATCTTTGCGTTGAGATTCACGCAGAGGTGGGTGAATGGAGGATCAGATCAGACGGCTAGCAGCATCGACTTGTAAATACAAAATTATACGTGTAAATAGACATGAATGGACCAATACGACAATACCAATGGGTGAAATTAGAATAGTATGTGAGATGATCTCATCGTCATTGGGCAGGTAAACGTGACGACGCACAGTTTCAGACTTGGTAAACTTTGAGCTagaaacaagcatatatatatatcgGCTGGTAGTGACAGTTCTTGTATACCAACTAACGCACTATAACCAAATCAAAGTCCACAATAATAGTGTAACTGGGATTTGGTCAGAGATTAATTATGGAGGCAGCAGGTACGCACCGGCGATCTTGATGGGGGCGTCGAGCTGGAGCAGGTTGGGCTGGCGCATGAAGACGTCCTTGGCGGCGGCGCAGAGCTGCCGGATCTCCCCCTCGCCCAGCTGCACCTGCTGCACTTGCTGCTTCCCCGGCCGCCCCCGCCGCACCTCCAGCAGCCGCCGGATCACGTTGTCTAGCGCCGCACCGTTCATCGCCAATCAAAGCAAGCAAACCAACTGGAGCTCCTAGCTACTTGAAGGTCTGACGGTCCAGCAATGGATGCTTATAAGTAGACGACAACGACCATGGGGCTTGATAGTTAATCTGCAAGCGTAGCTAGGCAACTTTGCATCAACCAACCAAAGGTCGGCCGGCCGGGCGAGGAGAGATCGAACAATATATCTAGCACCTTTTCTGCTGGCTGGTATGGGCCATGGAGGAGCACCCTATGCTCTCCTCTGCCCTGCTCTGAGTATGttgcaagctagctagctagctagttccaaGGAATATTAACAGAGCGGCGGCGACCACCCAAAGCAGCCCAGCCAAAGATTCTCCTCAGTCCTCACCACCACCACGAACGCAAGATTCTGTTTCACAACCATAAAGCAATATCACAAGCTAAACAAACAGGCTACGGAAGTGATCTAGTTTTAATAACATCTCAactcgaatatatatatatatatatatatatatatatatatatatatatatatatatatatatatatatatatatatcaatcgaTTCGAGTGGTGCATGCACTATATATAAAGATCATGCATGCATCGACCGCCGTTCGATGGATCGGTTTCAAGGAAGGAAAGTTTTTCCAAAACTGGTTGAAATGAACTTGACCTGCAGCTAGCACTAACCTTGAAGAAATGAAGAAAACGTGCATGTGTGAGCAGCAAAAGTAGggtggaggaagatgagaggaCAGGGAAGGACCGAGAATAAGAGGTGGAAAGAAAGCGCTTTTTGGAGGTCGGCCGGCACAAATTTAAAGCGAGCTGCTCTTGGTGCTGTTGCGAATATATCCTTGTGGTGCCGGCCTGCACGCATATGGTGGGGTGCTTCTCTTACTGTGACCGTCTGTACTGAAACTTCAGTCAAACGCGATAGCGATATATACATCTCGAGACCAACATGTTCTTACATATTCTCTAATATGTAGCTGACACATGAGTTGTTGATGTGGAACATTTCAAGTACAAGTTAACTCGGTCGACGTAAGTTGCTGATTCCTGATTAAAGAACCTGATGCGAGGGAAGTGGAAACAAAATCGGACCCATAAACTTGGGGATGGCTAGCAGTGAAGCAATGAGTATCAGGTTGTTCCCTGTGGCTAACATGTTAGTTTCCTCTGATCAAGTAGTTATCATGAtcatccgcaaaaaaaaaaagtagTTATCATGATAGGTGGAATTACTAAAGTGAATTGGACATGTTTTGAGAATCTTTCTGGTATGAAAGTAGATCACCACAAAAGTGAAAAAGTGATTACATGACTATCAAAATAGATGATATTTCTGCTAAAGCTTATGTTCAAGTTTGTTGCTATAAATTGACTCCTT comes from Triticum aestivum cultivar Chinese Spring chromosome 5B, IWGSC CS RefSeq v2.1, whole genome shotgun sequence and encodes:
- the LOC123114478 gene encoding serine/threonine-protein phosphatase PP1, producing the protein MNGAALDNVIRRLLEVRRGRPGKQQVQQVQLGEGEIRQLCAAAKDVFMRQPNLLQLDAPIKIAGDIHGQYTDLLRLFELGGFPPQHKYLFLGDYVDRGKQSIETICLLLAYKLRYPEHFFLLRGNHECASVNRVYGFYDECKRRYSVRLWRHFSDCFNCMPVAALVESRILCMHGGLSPDLRHVRDIAGLSRPVDVPDTGLLCDLLWSDPGGAAGWGPNERGVSYTFGADVVAAFMERHDLDLVCRAHQVVEDGYEFFAGRRMVTVFSAPNYCGEFDNAGALMCVDDDLTCSFQILKPVDNRQRRFAFGMGSSATTTSRGIRSPWC